One stretch of Nocardia mangyaensis DNA includes these proteins:
- a CDS encoding nitroreductase/quinone reductase family protein, protein MTPQFPDRQWGSRTNPLSRAANRFAATKPGSWLIRTATPLDRALLERTDAKYTVLGPIGAPVILLTTTGRKSGVPRTQPLLYVHDGDTLYVVGSNFGQEHHPAWTANLLADPAATVAIAGERIPVTATLVPDADKEAIFTRFIEITGAYAAYRDRTTRNLRVFALKRA, encoded by the coding sequence ATGACACCGCAGTTCCCAGACCGGCAGTGGGGCTCACGCACCAATCCGCTCTCGCGCGCAGCCAACCGTTTCGCCGCCACCAAGCCGGGTTCCTGGCTGATCCGCACGGCGACCCCGCTCGACCGCGCCCTGCTGGAACGCACCGACGCCAAGTACACCGTGCTCGGCCCGATCGGCGCCCCGGTCATCCTGCTCACCACCACCGGCCGCAAATCGGGCGTGCCCCGCACCCAGCCCCTCCTCTACGTCCACGACGGCGACACCCTCTACGTGGTCGGCTCCAACTTCGGCCAGGAACACCACCCCGCCTGGACCGCCAACCTCCTCGCCGACCCCGCAGCCACCGTAGCCATCGCCGGCGAACGCATCCCCGTCACCGCCACCCTGGTCCCTGACGCCGACAAGGAAGCCATCTTCACCCGCTTCATCGAGATCACCGGCGCCTACGCCGCCTACCGCGACCGCACCACCCGCAACCTCCGCGTCTTCGCCCTGAAGCGGGCATAA
- a CDS encoding type II toxin-antitoxin system VapC family toxin encodes MRAYYLDTSVAIRIMLGHSVDAARWFDETTADRESRILSSRLLRTEITRVLRREGLPVLDRSQIIDYIDVVPVDHAVLNEAEAITSHVKTLDAIHLASALRSGLEDLTVVTHDKTMATVAGHLGFAVYDPVR; translated from the coding sequence GTGAGGGCCTACTACCTCGACACCTCGGTCGCCATCCGAATCATGCTGGGGCACTCCGTCGATGCTGCCCGGTGGTTCGACGAAACCACCGCCGACCGCGAGAGTCGGATCTTGTCCTCGCGGTTGCTGCGTACCGAGATCACACGAGTGCTGCGCAGGGAGGGGCTACCGGTCCTCGACCGTAGCCAGATCATCGACTACATCGATGTCGTCCCCGTCGATCACGCCGTACTCAACGAAGCCGAAGCGATCACCTCGCACGTCAAGACCCTCGATGCCATCCACCTGGCCTCGGCCCTGCGCAGCGGGCTGGAAGACCTCACGGTGGTCACCCACGACAAGACGATGGCCACTGTCGCCGGCCATCTCGGATTCGCGGTCTACGACCCGGTCCGCTGA
- the fgd gene encoding glucose-6-phosphate dehydrogenase (coenzyme-F420) → MVELKLGYKASAEQFGPRELVELAVAAEQHGLDSATVSDHFQPWRHNGGHAPFSLAWLAAVGERTERIQLGTSVLTPTFRYNPAVIAQSFATMGCLYPGRVMLGVGTGEALNEIATGYKGEWPDFKERFARLREAVRLMRELWTGDRVDFDGEYYHTVGASIYDVPKGGIPVYIAAGGPVVARYAGRAGDGFICTSGKGMDLYTEKLMPAVAEGAAKVERDVAGIDKMIEIKISYDTDPELALQNTRFWAPLSLTPQQKHDITDPIEMEAAADALPIEQVAKRWIVASDPDEAVAQIKPYLDAGLNHLVFHAPGQDQLRFLDLFKRDLAPRLRALG, encoded by the coding sequence ATGGTTGAGCTCAAGCTCGGGTACAAGGCATCGGCGGAACAGTTCGGACCGCGCGAACTCGTCGAGCTGGCCGTGGCGGCCGAACAGCACGGCCTCGACAGCGCGACGGTGAGCGACCACTTCCAGCCGTGGCGACACAACGGCGGCCACGCCCCGTTCTCGCTGGCCTGGCTGGCCGCCGTCGGCGAGCGCACCGAGCGCATCCAGCTCGGCACCTCCGTGCTCACCCCCACCTTCCGCTACAACCCGGCGGTGATCGCGCAGTCCTTCGCCACCATGGGCTGCCTGTACCCGGGCCGGGTGATGCTGGGTGTCGGTACCGGTGAGGCGCTCAACGAGATCGCCACCGGCTACAAGGGTGAATGGCCCGACTTCAAGGAGCGCTTCGCCCGCCTGCGCGAGGCGGTGCGGCTCATGCGTGAACTGTGGACCGGCGACCGCGTCGATTTCGACGGCGAGTACTACCACACCGTCGGCGCCTCCATCTACGACGTGCCCAAGGGCGGCATCCCCGTCTACATCGCCGCCGGCGGCCCAGTGGTGGCCCGCTACGCCGGTCGCGCGGGCGATGGTTTCATCTGCACCTCGGGCAAGGGGATGGACCTCTACACCGAGAAGCTGATGCCCGCCGTCGCCGAGGGCGCTGCCAAGGTCGAACGCGATGTCGCCGGGATCGACAAGATGATCGAGATCAAGATCTCCTACGACACCGATCCCGAACTGGCCCTGCAGAACACGCGTTTCTGGGCCCCCCTCTCGCTGACGCCGCAGCAGAAGCACGACATCACCGACCCGATCGAGATGGAAGCCGCCGCCGACGCCCTGCCGATCGAACAGGTCGCCAAGCGCTGGATCGTGGCCAGCGACCCCGACGAGGCCGTCGCCCAGATCAAGCCCTACCTCGACGCCGGCCTCAACCATCTGGTCTTCCACGCCCCCGGCCAGGACCAGCTCCGCTTCCTCGACCTGTTCAAGCGCGACCTGGCTCCCCGCTTGCGCGCCCTGGGCTGA
- a CDS encoding HAD-IIA family hydrolase: MDGVLVHEDQLIPGADEFLAELRANEIPFLVLTNNSIRTPRDLQARLRHTGLDIPEESIWTSALATATFLDDQRPGGTAYVVGESGLTTALHEIGYVLTDSNPDYVVLGETRTYSFEAITTAIRLVDRGAKFIATNPDATGPSRDGVLPATGSVAALITRATGKEPYYVGKPNPLMMRSALRRIGAHSQSTLMIGDRMDTDVIAGLEAGLRTILVTSGISTKSSVETYPFRPTLVVDSVADLIGRTRHPFTA, encoded by the coding sequence ATGGACGGCGTGCTGGTGCACGAGGATCAGCTGATCCCGGGCGCCGACGAGTTCCTCGCCGAACTGCGCGCCAACGAGATCCCGTTCCTGGTCCTGACCAACAACTCGATCCGCACCCCGCGCGACCTCCAGGCCCGCCTGCGCCACACCGGCCTCGACATCCCCGAGGAATCCATCTGGACCTCCGCGCTGGCCACCGCGACCTTCCTCGACGACCAGCGCCCGGGCGGCACCGCCTACGTCGTCGGCGAATCCGGGCTCACCACCGCCCTGCACGAGATCGGCTACGTGCTCACCGACAGCAATCCCGACTATGTCGTCCTCGGCGAGACCCGCACCTATTCCTTCGAAGCGATCACCACCGCTATCCGCCTGGTCGACCGCGGCGCCAAGTTCATCGCCACCAACCCCGACGCCACCGGCCCCTCCCGCGACGGTGTTTTGCCCGCCACCGGCTCGGTCGCCGCCCTGATCACCAGGGCCACCGGCAAAGAGCCCTACTACGTCGGCAAACCCAACCCGCTCATGATGCGTTCGGCCCTGCGCCGCATCGGCGCGCACTCGCAGTCCACCCTGATGATCGGTGACCGCATGGACACCGACGTCATCGCGGGCCTCGAAGCGGGCCTGCGCACCATCCTGGTCACCTCCGGCATCTCCACCAAGTCCTCGGTGGAGACCTACCCCTTCCGCCCCACCCTCGTCGTCGACTCGGTCGCCGACCTCATCGGCCGCACCCGCCACCCCTTCACCGCCTGA
- a CDS encoding SGNH/GDSL hydrolase family protein: MMLAAVPMAATAAAAPPVGATVVVLGDSFTATAPVLGHADDGCTRSPSSWPNQLAHDTGLAGSPQFVDVSCNGGTIDTGNGWTLVHQARKASAQGAFGSDTRVVLIQVGLNDVWGASTGTAFPSTDCLLNIVAGCGFDATEQHRLPDYRAVSGARYADRVRNVITFVRHYAADARVALVGYPEVFPSGQPTACMDLAGIGRIVQPRAEGYIAYLDRIQVAQRDAAHLLGIEFVDVRAITAGHGSCTNQPWVSGLDGATSLFDGAPIHPNTQGNGAVATQVRERFGF; the protein is encoded by the coding sequence ATGATGCTGGCCGCCGTGCCGATGGCGGCGACAGCGGCGGCCGCACCCCCGGTTGGCGCGACGGTAGTCGTCCTAGGGGATTCGTTCACCGCGACCGCACCTGTCCTCGGGCACGCCGACGACGGGTGCACCCGTTCGCCGTCCTCATGGCCGAATCAGCTCGCGCACGACACCGGTCTGGCCGGGTCCCCGCAGTTCGTAGACGTGTCCTGCAATGGCGGCACGATCGATACCGGGAACGGCTGGACTCTGGTTCACCAAGCACGTAAGGCGTCCGCGCAGGGGGCTTTCGGTTCGGACACCCGCGTTGTGCTGATTCAGGTGGGGCTGAACGACGTGTGGGGGGCCTCCACCGGGACGGCATTCCCATCCACGGACTGCCTGCTCAACATTGTCGCCGGATGCGGCTTCGATGCCACCGAGCAACATCGCCTGCCCGACTATCGCGCCGTCAGCGGGGCGCGGTACGCAGACCGGGTGCGCAATGTCATCACCTTTGTCCGGCACTACGCAGCGGACGCGCGAGTAGCTCTCGTCGGCTACCCAGAGGTGTTCCCGTCCGGCCAGCCGACCGCCTGCATGGACCTGGCCGGTATCGGCCGGATCGTACAGCCACGCGCGGAAGGTTACATCGCCTATCTCGACCGGATCCAAGTAGCGCAGCGGGACGCGGCCCATCTGCTCGGGATCGAGTTCGTCGATGTCCGGGCGATCACAGCGGGACACGGAAGTTGCACGAACCAGCCATGGGTCAGCGGACTCGACGGAGCGACCTCGTTGTTCGACGGTGCTCCCATCCATCCGAACACCCAGGGCAACGGCGCCGTCGCAACGCAGGTACGCGAACGGTTCGGGTTCTGA
- a CDS encoding acyltransferase family protein, producing the protein MPTTKLPALTGARWWAAVTVFVLHALVFLPIYPFQKSELFRVIHDLVPMQQGAAGVTFFFVLSGFVICWSFRRGMSVRGYYLRRLLKIYPTHLIAALVLILVVAVPLTRPVVWLPNLALLHTWVPNWTTLGGLNVPSWSLCAELLFYLSFPLALPLLARIPRHRLWWAMAGLVIAILLLHTGFHLWTEGPKDTANVFAVRLLPGEVSPEFEIHVSPQWFAQSDIPIPTSYWLSYLFPLSRLPEFYVGVLAARMVAERVWRDTRLVTPLAALALCYAATWFVPVNYKMSALLVAPMAAVVATLATRDLAGINGINNTRPMIWLGDISFAFYMIQYPVMVIVTRLFIGGRQYSIGGWALWTSVSLAASILAAAAIYHGIDKPIMRRFAHRSPRVRQTAPPLAHSAIKARTKP; encoded by the coding sequence GTGCCTACCACGAAGCTGCCCGCGCTCACCGGTGCACGATGGTGGGCGGCCGTCACGGTTTTCGTCCTGCATGCGCTGGTGTTTCTGCCGATCTATCCGTTCCAGAAATCCGAACTGTTCCGCGTCATCCATGATCTCGTGCCGATGCAGCAGGGCGCGGCGGGCGTGACCTTCTTCTTCGTTCTGTCCGGTTTCGTGATCTGCTGGTCGTTCCGGCGTGGGATGTCCGTGCGAGGCTACTACCTGCGTCGATTGCTCAAGATCTATCCCACCCATCTGATCGCCGCCCTCGTGCTGATTCTCGTGGTAGCCGTCCCGTTGACCCGGCCGGTGGTGTGGTTGCCGAATCTGGCGCTTTTGCACACCTGGGTGCCGAATTGGACCACGCTGGGTGGGCTCAACGTGCCGTCTTGGTCGTTGTGCGCGGAATTGCTTTTCTACCTGAGCTTTCCGCTAGCGCTGCCGCTCCTCGCCCGGATCCCTCGCCATCGACTGTGGTGGGCAATGGCCGGTCTGGTCATCGCCATCCTGTTGCTGCACACCGGATTCCACCTGTGGACCGAAGGCCCCAAGGACACTGCCAACGTTTTCGCCGTCCGGCTGTTGCCAGGGGAGGTTTCGCCCGAATTCGAAATACACGTCTCGCCACAGTGGTTCGCGCAGTCCGACATCCCCATCCCGACGTCGTACTGGCTCAGCTACCTGTTCCCGCTGTCCCGGCTCCCCGAGTTCTACGTCGGCGTGCTCGCGGCTCGAATGGTTGCCGAACGGGTATGGCGCGATACGCGGCTGGTCACACCACTGGCAGCGCTGGCGCTCTGCTATGCCGCGACATGGTTCGTGCCGGTCAACTACAAGATGTCGGCTCTGCTGGTCGCCCCGATGGCCGCCGTGGTGGCGACCCTGGCCACCCGTGATCTCGCGGGGATCAACGGCATCAACAACACCCGGCCGATGATCTGGCTCGGCGACATCTCCTTCGCGTTCTACATGATCCAGTACCCGGTGATGGTGATCGTCACCCGGCTGTTCATCGGCGGCCGACAGTACTCGATCGGCGGCTGGGCGCTGTGGACCTCTGTCAGCCTCGCCGCCTCGATCCTCGCCGCGGCCGCCATCTACCACGGCATAGACAAACCGATCATGCGCCGCTTCGCGCATCGCTCACCACGGGTCCGGCAGACCGCGCCGCCGCTAGCTCATTCCGCGATCAAAGCGCGAACCAAGCCGTAG
- a CDS encoding serine hydrolase domain-containing protein, with translation MALGRLAEPIVREILDALLVPGAVVYVRTPDAYWQRAFGSRILGQNDPVLVEDFFRVGSTTKTMVGTVALQLVGEGRLALDESVSRYRAGVPNGDDITIADLLNMRSGLFSYNENPSFAAIMDDDPGRVWKPEALLRIGFASEPYSAPGTEFRYSNTNTILLAAVLEQVTGQDIGSLLTHRIFRPLDLTKTSYPEPGEATLPSPSPRGYLYGTNTSALSSVVLPSAQVAAARTGDLAPTDVTNLDPSWIGAAGGVISTAQDLATYVRALVGSDELIGPELQRERLTSAAPLDRRDPAGIRYGLGLESFGPMLGHDGAIPGFQTFMGYDPDTGITIVVLCTLRDGPAGGRPANEIAYGLVRALIAE, from the coding sequence GTGGCACTCGGTCGACTCGCGGAACCGATAGTGCGCGAGATCCTCGACGCGCTACTCGTCCCCGGGGCGGTGGTTTACGTGCGGACGCCGGATGCGTACTGGCAGCGGGCATTCGGTAGTCGCATACTCGGGCAAAACGATCCGGTGCTGGTGGAGGACTTCTTTCGCGTCGGCTCGACCACCAAGACCATGGTGGGCACGGTCGCGCTGCAATTGGTCGGAGAGGGCAGGCTGGCACTCGACGAATCGGTGTCGCGCTATCGTGCGGGCGTTCCGAACGGCGACGACATCACAATCGCCGACCTGCTGAACATGCGCAGTGGCCTGTTCAGCTACAACGAGAATCCGTCGTTCGCCGCGATCATGGACGACGATCCCGGCCGCGTATGGAAACCGGAGGCTCTCCTGCGAATCGGATTCGCCTCGGAGCCATACTCCGCACCGGGCACGGAGTTCCGGTATTCGAACACGAATACCATTCTGCTGGCTGCCGTGCTCGAACAGGTCACCGGGCAGGACATCGGATCGCTGCTGACACATCGGATCTTCCGCCCGCTCGACTTGACCAAGACGTCCTATCCTGAACCGGGCGAGGCCACGCTTCCCTCGCCGTCGCCGCGCGGCTACCTCTACGGGACCAACACCTCGGCGCTCAGCTCGGTGGTTCTGCCTTCCGCCCAAGTCGCAGCAGCTCGCACAGGCGACCTGGCGCCTACCGATGTGACGAACCTCGACCCATCCTGGATCGGTGCGGCGGGCGGCGTGATCTCGACCGCGCAAGACCTCGCGACCTACGTCCGCGCACTGGTCGGTAGTGACGAGCTGATAGGTCCTGAGCTACAGCGGGAACGGCTCACCAGCGCGGCCCCGCTGGACCGGCGTGACCCCGCCGGTATCCGCTACGGACTCGGTCTCGAGTCGTTCGGCCCGATGCTCGGCCACGACGGTGCCATACCCGGCTTCCAGACCTTTATGGGGTACGACCCCGACACCGGCATCACGATCGTGGTGCTCTGCACGTTACGTGATGGGCCCGCGGGCGGACGCCCGGCGAACGAGATCGCCTACGGCTTGGTTCGCGCTTTGATCGCGGAATGA
- a CDS encoding YncE family protein, whose translation MTTKLASGGQGVVYLAPRAQMPHARAMVFKEYKSPVLPSVRVDVLEDMPSYLESLPGVDGMELLNRAAWPCRLVEEDHSTTVVGFVMPSIPGEFFIDMMMTSSVQRKTAEFQHLLNDDVFLAKRGIPLSDRYRYELLSDAAAALAMLHRHDIAVGDMSPKNLLFSLRPRRQVYFIDCDAMRLRSRSVTDQVETPDWEVVTGYPGEELATSQSDAYKFGLLALRLLAGDQATRDPSKLPAGVPGTVRQLVRSAVSAPAGQRPEPADWIQVLDDAAAGAGTHARVAPARRATGSAAPTPAWVQPPVQGQRPWWQRIPLRFKVIGAVAAVVVVAGLLMSTTSGDGESPPVRGTASRIAPNTVSMTIPVGAQPWGVAVDAATGSVFATNSLSNSVSVYDIETGATMSITSPDFAKPTAIAVDSTAGLAYVTNAGNGSVSVIETRGRAVVDRIAVGAGPYGIAVDQAGRTAYVTNFDAGTMSVVNLRARDVFATVPVGSHPYGIALDPGTGSAFVAIAGPPEAPDRRVAVVDTGTLSVVTTIRVGNQPWGVVVDTDTDTAYVTNHADGTVSVIDTRARAVTATLGVGIGPVGIAVDRASRTVYVTNHGLDDARSANSVSLIDVGTRVVTGTVRVGARPHGVAVGPVAGEIYVSNFNGGTLSVIGNRGT comes from the coding sequence GTGACGACGAAGTTGGCGTCGGGTGGCCAAGGCGTGGTCTATCTCGCCCCGCGTGCACAGATGCCGCACGCGCGGGCAATGGTATTCAAGGAGTACAAATCCCCGGTGCTGCCCAGCGTCCGGGTCGATGTGCTCGAGGACATGCCCTCCTACTTGGAGTCGCTGCCGGGTGTCGATGGCATGGAACTGCTGAATCGGGCGGCTTGGCCGTGCAGGTTGGTCGAGGAAGATCACTCGACCACCGTGGTCGGTTTCGTGATGCCGTCCATTCCGGGCGAATTCTTCATCGACATGATGATGACCTCGTCGGTACAGCGCAAGACCGCGGAGTTTCAGCACCTCCTCAACGACGACGTCTTCCTGGCCAAGCGCGGGATCCCACTGTCGGATCGGTACCGTTACGAGCTGCTCTCCGATGCCGCGGCGGCGCTGGCCATGCTGCATCGCCACGACATCGCGGTCGGCGACATGTCACCGAAGAATCTCCTGTTCTCGCTGCGACCACGGCGGCAGGTGTACTTCATCGACTGCGACGCCATGCGGTTGCGCTCCCGATCCGTCACCGACCAGGTCGAAACACCTGATTGGGAAGTTGTGACAGGCTATCCCGGTGAGGAATTGGCAACCTCGCAGTCCGACGCCTACAAGTTCGGTCTCCTGGCACTGCGCCTCCTGGCCGGCGATCAGGCCACTCGGGACCCGAGCAAGCTACCAGCGGGTGTGCCAGGCACGGTCCGGCAGCTCGTCCGGTCCGCCGTGTCCGCTCCGGCCGGACAACGACCCGAACCGGCGGACTGGATCCAGGTGCTCGACGACGCCGCGGCAGGCGCGGGTACCCACGCACGGGTGGCACCAGCGCGTCGTGCCACCGGCTCGGCCGCACCGACGCCGGCCTGGGTGCAGCCACCGGTTCAGGGTCAACGCCCCTGGTGGCAGCGAATCCCGCTGCGCTTCAAAGTGATCGGTGCTGTCGCTGCTGTGGTCGTCGTCGCGGGACTGCTGATGAGCACGACATCCGGGGACGGCGAGTCGCCCCCGGTTCGCGGGACGGCCTCCCGAATCGCTCCGAACACGGTGAGTATGACGATCCCGGTCGGCGCGCAGCCGTGGGGAGTGGCCGTCGACGCGGCGACCGGGAGTGTGTTCGCTACCAACAGTCTGTCCAACTCGGTGTCGGTGTATGACATCGAGACCGGTGCAACCATGTCGATCACCTCGCCGGACTTCGCGAAACCCACTGCGATAGCCGTGGATTCGACAGCAGGTCTGGCTTATGTCACCAACGCGGGGAACGGATCGGTCTCAGTCATCGAGACGCGTGGCCGGGCCGTCGTCGACCGGATCGCAGTCGGTGCTGGACCTTACGGGATCGCCGTCGACCAGGCCGGGCGCACTGCCTATGTGACGAACTTCGACGCGGGCACGATGTCTGTTGTGAACCTGCGCGCCAGGGACGTATTTGCGACAGTTCCGGTCGGTAGCCATCCCTACGGCATTGCCCTCGACCCGGGCACCGGCAGCGCCTTCGTGGCGATCGCGGGACCGCCCGAGGCGCCCGATCGCCGGGTTGCGGTAGTGGACACCGGCACACTTTCGGTGGTGACCACGATCAGGGTCGGCAATCAGCCGTGGGGTGTGGTGGTCGACACAGACACCGACACCGCCTACGTGACCAACCATGCGGACGGGACGGTGTCGGTGATCGACACACGGGCGCGCGCCGTCACCGCGACCCTGGGCGTCGGCATCGGCCCCGTCGGTATTGCGGTGGACCGTGCGAGCCGGACGGTGTACGTCACCAATCACGGACTCGACGACGCGCGGTCGGCCAATTCCGTATCTCTTATCGATGTCGGCACCCGTGTGGTCACCGGGACCGTTCGTGTCGGTGCCCGTCCGCATGGAGTCGCGGTGGGTCCGGTCGCGGGCGAGATCTACGTATCGAACTTCAACGGCGGGACCTTGTCCGTCATCGGGAACCGGGGAACATGA
- a CDS encoding protein phosphatase 2C domain-containing protein, with the protein MRWTTRRDKNAEHDVENASSPASVLGDDSAELESTATGRQPGEPIVVGTPTPVFEPKAVDREFGKVPYRADTVVDGWSSGAFTVRAASVRGYLHRYGGAPRQDDFAIAVDAERNRLTVAVADGVSSARYSHIGSSTVVRYATQWLDEPPEPLDDGGWDTLFKSAAWTLTQQAATVLSLPQADAEQAEQMLATTLTCVVCTPIPEGGLSAVVAGVGDSGAWLLADGKFVPVLGGKQASASGLSSSAVVGLPRVPNTVTPVPVIVEPGQVLLVGTDGFGDPLGGGEGGVGALFAALMGDRVPSQLEFAHALDFSRETFDDDRTLVAIWPRRS; encoded by the coding sequence ATGCGTTGGACGACCCGGCGGGACAAGAACGCCGAACACGATGTCGAGAACGCGTCATCGCCGGCTTCCGTGTTGGGTGACGACTCGGCCGAACTCGAGTCGACGGCTACCGGTCGGCAGCCCGGTGAGCCGATCGTGGTCGGCACGCCGACACCGGTGTTCGAACCCAAAGCTGTGGACCGGGAGTTCGGCAAGGTGCCTTACCGAGCCGACACCGTGGTCGACGGTTGGTCCAGCGGCGCGTTCACGGTCCGGGCGGCCTCGGTGCGCGGATACCTGCACCGCTACGGCGGAGCGCCGCGCCAGGACGACTTCGCCATCGCCGTCGACGCGGAGCGCAATCGGCTGACAGTCGCTGTGGCCGACGGGGTGTCGTCGGCCAGGTACTCCCACATCGGGTCCTCCACGGTGGTCCGCTATGCCACCCAGTGGCTCGACGAGCCCCCGGAGCCGCTCGATGACGGCGGTTGGGACACTCTGTTCAAGAGTGCTGCGTGGACGTTGACCCAGCAAGCCGCCACCGTGCTGTCTCTACCCCAAGCCGATGCCGAGCAGGCGGAGCAGATGCTGGCCACGACGTTGACCTGCGTGGTGTGCACGCCGATTCCTGAAGGCGGTCTGTCCGCCGTCGTCGCCGGAGTCGGTGATTCCGGTGCTTGGCTGCTGGCCGACGGGAAGTTCGTCCCGGTGCTCGGCGGCAAGCAGGCGTCGGCCTCGGGCCTGTCCTCGTCGGCCGTGGTCGGCCTGCCCCGGGTGCCCAATACCGTGACACCGGTTCCAGTCATCGTCGAGCCCGGACAGGTGTTGCTGGTCGGTACCGACGGATTCGGAGATCCGCTCGGCGGCGGCGAGGGCGGCGTAGGGGCGTTGTTCGCGGCGCTGATGGGTGATCGGGTGCCCTCGCAGCTCGAATTCGCGCACGCCTTGGACTTCTCCCGGGAGACGTTCGACGACGATCGCACCTTGGTGGCCATCTGGCCGCGGAGAAGCTGA